GGCATGGTTGACTATGCTACTGTTGCCCAAGGTGGCGTGATTGGTGGCGACAACGTATTGGCATCATTTGATGCCCCACGTGCTAACAACGCTTTTGCTTATGTATCACCTAACTATAATGGTGTTAATTTCTTAGGCATGTATGTTCTTGACGAAAATGACTCTCAAGATAGTCTAGCTCGTGATGCATGGGGTGTGGGTGCTCAGTTTGAGCCTGAAAATACTCCATATCGTGCGGGTGCTACCTATATCCAATCAGGTAAGACAAAAGCTATTCGTGTAAGTGGTGCTTATGACCTAAGTCCTGCTACTACTGTAGCTGCCTTATACCAGAATACTCAATATAGCACTCTACATCAAGATGTTTTAGAAACTGGTTCTGAGAAAGAAAATGCATTTACTGTGTCTGCTGAACATAAGTTGGTTCAAACTCCATGGACTGCTTACGGTCAGCTAGATTTTGTTGATAATGCAGAAGGTTTTAAAGATGCTGAGGTTTTCCGTACTGTTGTTGGTAGCAAGTATGCCTTTAACCAAGCAACTACTGGTCATCTGTATGGTGCTTACCAACGTTCTGAAAATGTAAACCTAAGAGCAGATGCTGACGGTAATAAAGCTAACGCCTATGGCATTGGTGCAGGTCTAGAATACAAATTCTAATTTGTATCACACTCTTACAAAAACCCGCCTTATGGTGGGTTTTTGCTGTTTTAGGTTTTTCATTTGCTAGCCGCTTTTTTTATCCACCCCTTAACGTCAAGCTTCGCCCACCGTCCACCGCCAAAATCTGCCCTGTGATATAAGGAGCAGTTGCCAAAAACAGCACCGCTTGGGCGATGTCATTAGGCGTACCGATTTTTTGTAAGGGAACGGAACTCACAAGTTTGTCTTTGGTGGTGTCGTTTAATTCGTTATTTTTATTATCTTCTGGAAAAATGTTCACACCAGGGGAGACGCCATTGACCCGCACACTCGGGGCAAGCTCCAATGCCAAGGACTGCACCATGCCCAGATGTGCCGATTTTGCCATGTTATAAATGGGATAACCGACAAAGGGCTTATCTCGTGCGTGAATGTCAAGTAGGCTAATGATTGCCCCATGATTTGTGATAAGCTCATCTTTAAAAGCATGGCTTAAAAATAACGGAGC
This Moraxella sp. K1664 DNA region includes the following protein-coding sequences:
- a CDS encoding porin codes for the protein MKKLLLASAVAALSITAANAAPQVYGKAFLTLDVQDGNSNSASQDSRTQLNSNASRIGFKGSEALTANTDLVYQLEYRVEVDDDTRTFEARDSYLGLSNKQYGTLLAGRLTAIDGMVDYATVAQGGVIGGDNVLASFDAPRANNAFAYVSPNYNGVNFLGMYVLDENDSQDSLARDAWGVGAQFEPENTPYRAGATYIQSGKTKAIRVSGAYDLSPATTVAALYQNTQYSTLHQDVLETGSEKENAFTVSAEHKLVQTPWTAYGQLDFVDNAEGFKDAEVFRTVVGSKYAFNQATTGHLYGAYQRSENVNLRADADGNKANAYGIGAGLEYKF
- a CDS encoding pteridine reductase, which encodes MKKVALITGGAKRIGKAIVQAFHSNGFNVIIHYHHSQTDAQYLADELNAICDNSAKIIQADLNTINDKHTLTDFKNHALALFGRIDVLVHNASSFYPSDMNDDFAKWQTDWDDLFLTNAKAPLFLSHAFKDELITNHGAIISLLDIHARDKPFVGYPIYNMAKSAHLGMVQSLALELAPSVRVNGVSPGVNIFPEDNKNNELNDTTKDKLVSSVPLQKIGTPNDIAQAVLFLATAPYITGQILAVDGGRSLTLRGG